A section of the Streptomyces sp. NBC_00178 genome encodes:
- a CDS encoding nitrate- and nitrite sensing domain-containing protein, with the protein MGSPQPRQGRGETPADQEPRGGNDRGASPQHAQNPGAAGDGGDRAQRSGAQNPDQNGAGADVTSPVKPAGPSSTGSRMALRNWRISTRLVSLLALPVVAATTLGGLRINQSMNDIDQLEHMQLLTKMTKQATALAIALQEERDKSAGPLSNGVKATDFKVTEPRKRTDRAEQAFLEATDEIRNTPGDAALDSIHTSVSQISNQLGNITSIRKDAYAKGSPSLNTIDQYSQLITSLLSLSQDMAQATSNPEMIKRTRALAAFSSSKEYASVERAIIAAALPGGDSDESHLEPNDQAFGRNALHKAETTLQTFESTYESTGKSSTDLLAPLDNGNPEIKAADSYAKKVLDSPLGMAGNKPRTYMDWYDQSSNKIQAMKTIEETLLGDMESKARELREESQRDAIINGAIILLVLGVSLVGAFVVARSMIRSLRRLQDTATRVAQDRLPELVRQLSETDPQEVDTTVESVGVHSRDEIGKVAAAFDDVHREAVRLAAEQALLRGNVNAMFTNLSRRSQGLIQRQLSLISELESREADPDQLSSLFKLDHLATRMRRNGENLLVLAGEEPGRRWTRPVPLVDVLRAAASEVEQYERIELAAVPATEVAGRVVNDLVHLLAELLENATSFSSPQTKVRVTGHALPDGRVLVEIHDTGIGLSPEDLAAINERLASPPTVDVSVSRRMGLFVVGRLSLRHGIRIQLRPSDSGGTTALVMLPMEVAHGGKQPPKQSNGQQGGAPGGLLAGGAPGGGQRPGLAGPSGSPAKGLGSSAPLGQVGAGSGPRAALPSRDGGPRQPQQGNGQQFGNQQPPGMPNQGRPEAPRQGGGLSGAFGGGARMGARGPQDGQAGSDPNRPNLFGHSGSQTGQQSGPPARQAPQPQQAQFGQGAPQQPGGPGRQLPPSGGPRAELPGGNQQPQTPNWGVEEQGAPRRPQPDVPRGHEDADSGRFARPGSAAPNQQFSPQHQHPPVNDRQGYGATAEFARPDFSAPQAPQVPDAASTAQFARPDFDAPMPQGQGYGAQAPQMPAPQRQDDAGFGAPRHPAPHAGELPQRPALPQQHEVLPPAGPGDGRTPLFDTLETNWFHGPQQGGQQPPAAEPQAPAVPQQPVGNPAPPMPRRGAADPGVTSSWRASPNDELVRQAERVKKPAAGGITTSGLPRRVPRANLVPGTAQQQNHQSGPQVSRAPDDVRGRLTNLRRGIQQGRQANNGSSTGSFHLGPTHQQER; encoded by the coding sequence ATGGGGTCGCCCCAGCCCCGCCAGGGCCGAGGGGAAACTCCGGCGGATCAGGAGCCGCGCGGCGGGAACGACCGCGGCGCCTCACCCCAGCACGCCCAGAATCCCGGCGCGGCCGGTGACGGCGGCGACCGGGCACAGCGCTCCGGCGCCCAGAACCCGGACCAGAACGGCGCGGGTGCGGACGTCACGTCGCCCGTGAAGCCGGCCGGCCCCAGCAGCACCGGCTCACGCATGGCGCTGCGCAACTGGCGCATCAGCACGCGTCTGGTGTCCCTGCTCGCCCTCCCCGTGGTCGCCGCGACCACCCTGGGCGGGCTGCGCATCAACCAGTCGATGAACGACATCGACCAGCTGGAGCACATGCAGCTGCTCACCAAGATGACGAAGCAGGCGACCGCGCTCGCGATCGCGCTCCAGGAGGAGCGCGACAAGTCGGCCGGCCCGCTGTCGAACGGCGTGAAGGCCACCGACTTCAAGGTCACCGAGCCCCGCAAGCGCACCGACCGTGCCGAGCAGGCCTTCCTCGAGGCCACCGACGAGATCCGCAACACGCCGGGCGACGCGGCACTGGACAGCATCCACACGAGCGTCAGCCAGATCAGCAACCAGCTCGGCAACATCACGAGCATCCGCAAGGACGCGTACGCCAAGGGCTCGCCGAGCCTCAACACGATCGACCAGTACAGCCAGCTGATCACCTCCCTGCTGAGCCTCTCCCAGGACATGGCGCAGGCCACCAGCAACCCGGAGATGATCAAGCGCACCCGGGCCCTGGCCGCCTTCTCCTCCTCCAAGGAGTACGCCTCGGTCGAGCGCGCGATCATCGCCGCGGCCCTCCCGGGCGGTGACAGCGACGAGAGCCACCTGGAGCCGAACGACCAGGCGTTCGGCCGTAACGCGCTCCACAAGGCCGAGACGACCCTCCAGACGTTCGAGTCCACCTACGAGTCGACGGGCAAGAGCTCCACCGATCTCCTCGCGCCGCTGGACAACGGCAACCCCGAGATCAAGGCCGCCGACAGTTACGCGAAGAAGGTGCTCGACAGCCCGCTGGGCATGGCCGGCAACAAGCCGCGTACCTACATGGACTGGTACGACCAGAGCTCCAACAAGATCCAGGCCATGAAGACCATCGAGGAGACGCTCCTCGGTGACATGGAGAGCAAGGCCCGTGAGCTCCGTGAGGAGTCGCAGCGCGACGCCATCATCAACGGTGCGATCATCCTCCTCGTCCTCGGTGTGTCGCTGGTCGGCGCCTTCGTCGTGGCGCGGTCCATGATCCGCTCGCTGCGCCGCCTGCAGGACACCGCGACGCGCGTCGCCCAGGACCGTCTGCCCGAGCTCGTCAGGCAGCTCTCCGAGACGGACCCGCAGGAGGTCGACACCACCGTCGAGTCGGTCGGTGTCCACTCCCGCGACGAGATCGGCAAGGTGGCCGCGGCCTTCGACGACGTGCACCGCGAGGCGGTCCGACTGGCCGCCGAGCAGGCGCTGCTGCGAGGGAACGTCAACGCGATGTTCACCAACCTCTCGCGCCGCAGCCAGGGCCTCATCCAGCGTCAGCTCTCGCTCATCTCCGAACTGGAGTCCCGCGAGGCCGACCCGGACCAGCTGTCCTCCCTCTTCAAGCTCGACCACCTCGCGACCCGTATGCGCCGGAACGGTGAGAACCTCCTCGTCCTCGCGGGTGAGGAGCCCGGCCGCCGGTGGACGCGTCCCGTGCCGCTGGTCGACGTGCTCCGCGCCGCCGCCTCCGAGGTGGAGCAGTACGAGCGCATCGAACTGGCCGCGGTGCCCGCCACCGAGGTCGCCGGCCGCGTCGTCAACGACCTCGTGCACCTGCTCGCCGAGCTGCTGGAGAACGCCACGTCGTTCTCCTCGCCGCAGACGAAGGTCCGCGTCACCGGTCACGCCCTCCCCGACGGCCGTGTGCTCGTCGAGATCCACGACACCGGCATCGGCCTCTCCCCCGAGGACCTGGCCGCGATCAACGAGCGGCTGGCCTCGCCGCCGACCGTGGACGTCTCGGTGTCACGCCGCATGGGTCTGTTCGTGGTCGGCCGCCTGTCCCTGCGACACGGCATCCGGATCCAGCTGCGCCCCTCCGACTCCGGTGGCACGACCGCGCTCGTCATGCTGCCCATGGAGGTCGCGCACGGCGGCAAGCAGCCGCCGAAGCAGAGCAACGGCCAGCAGGGCGGCGCACCCGGCGGCCTCCTCGCCGGCGGTGCTCCCGGCGGCGGACAGCGCCCCGGCCTCGCGGGCCCCTCGGGGTCTCCCGCCAAGGGCCTGGGCTCGTCCGCTCCGCTCGGACAGGTCGGCGCGGGTTCCGGCCCGCGGGCCGCGCTGCCCTCGCGTGACGGCGGACCCCGCCAGCCGCAGCAGGGCAACGGTCAGCAGTTCGGCAACCAGCAGCCCCCCGGCATGCCGAACCAGGGCCGCCCCGAGGCACCGCGTCAGGGCGGCGGACTCTCCGGAGCCTTCGGCGGCGGCGCCCGCATGGGCGCACGCGGACCGCAGGACGGACAGGCGGGGTCGGACCCGAACCGGCCGAACCTCTTCGGTCACTCCGGATCGCAGACGGGCCAGCAGAGCGGCCCGCCCGCCCGGCAGGCTCCGCAGCCGCAGCAGGCCCAGTTCGGCCAGGGCGCCCCGCAGCAGCCCGGTGGCCCCGGCCGCCAGCTCCCGCCGTCCGGTGGACCGCGGGCCGAGCTGCCCGGCGGCAACCAGCAGCCGCAGACCCCGAACTGGGGCGTCGAGGAGCAGGGCGCCCCGCGGCGTCCGCAGCCGGACGTCCCGCGCGGTCACGAGGACGCGGACTCCGGGCGCTTCGCGCGGCCGGGCAGCGCCGCCCCGAACCAGCAGTTCAGCCCGCAGCACCAGCACCCGCCGGTGAACGACCGTCAGGGATACGGCGCCACGGCCGAGTTCGCCCGCCCGGACTTCTCCGCGCCGCAGGCGCCGCAGGTCCCGGACGCGGCGAGCACCGCGCAGTTCGCCCGCCCGGACTTCGACGCGCCGATGCCGCAGGGCCAGGGCTACGGCGCCCAGGCTCCGCAGATGCCCGCGCCGCAGCGGCAGGACGACGCCGGCTTCGGCGCACCGCGGCACCCGGCCCCTCACGCCGGTGAACTGCCGCAGCGTCCGGCGCTCCCGCAGCAGCACGAGGTACTGCCGCCCGCCGGTCCGGGTGACGGTCGTACACCGCTGTTCGACACGCTGGAGACGAACTGGTTCCACGGCCCGCAGCAGGGTGGCCAGCAGCCGCCCGCCGCCGAGCCGCAGGCACCGGCCGTTCCCCAGCAGCCGGTCGGCAACCCGGCTCCGCCCATGCCGCGGCGTGGTGCCGCCGACCCGGGCGTCACAAGTTCCTGGCGCGCTTCGCCCAACGACGAGCTCGTGCGGCAGGCGGAGCGGGTCAAGAAGCCCGCCGCGGGCGGGATCACCACGTCCGGGCTGCCCCGCAGGGTCCCACGTGCCAATTTGGTACCGGGCACCGCTCAGCAGCAGAATCATCAGTCCGGACCCCAGGTTTCGCGTGCGCCCGATGACGTACGCGGCCGTCTGACCAATCTCCGCCGGGGCATCCAGCAGGGACGACAGGCCAACAACGGCTCGTCTACCGGCAGTTTCCATCTCGGCCCCACTCACCAGCAGGAGCGTTAG
- a CDS encoding fumarylacetoacetate hydrolase family protein, which translates to MRIARFSIDGNVAFGAVEGDSPDSLVLDIIKGIPYADFELSGTKVPLKKVRLLPPVLPNKVVAIGRNYAEHAAEMGNEVPDVPVTFFKPTTSVIGSGDAIEYPSFSDELHYEAELAVVIGRMCREVPRERVKDVVLGYTCANDVTARDVQRRESQWARAKGFDTACPLGPWVETDVDPGNLAIQATVNGEQRQLGRTSDMIRSVEDLVVHITEAMTLLPGDVILTGTPAGVGPLHVGDEVAVTIEGIGTLTNKVIKRG; encoded by the coding sequence GTGCGCATCGCCAGGTTCTCCATCGACGGCAATGTCGCCTTCGGCGCGGTCGAGGGCGACAGCCCCGACAGCCTCGTCCTCGACATCATCAAGGGCATCCCGTACGCCGACTTCGAACTCTCCGGGACCAAGGTCCCGCTGAAGAAGGTCCGGCTGCTCCCGCCCGTGCTTCCGAACAAGGTCGTGGCCATCGGCCGTAACTACGCGGAACACGCCGCCGAGATGGGCAACGAGGTCCCGGACGTCCCCGTGACCTTCTTCAAGCCCACCACCTCGGTGATCGGCTCGGGCGACGCCATCGAGTACCCCTCGTTCTCCGACGAGCTGCACTACGAGGCGGAACTCGCCGTGGTGATCGGGCGCATGTGCCGCGAGGTTCCGCGCGAGCGGGTCAAGGACGTCGTCCTCGGCTACACCTGCGCCAACGACGTCACGGCCCGGGACGTCCAGCGGCGCGAGAGCCAGTGGGCCCGCGCGAAGGGCTTCGACACCGCCTGCCCCCTCGGCCCCTGGGTGGAGACCGACGTCGACCCCGGCAACCTGGCCATCCAGGCCACGGTCAACGGCGAGCAGCGACAGCTCGGCCGGACCAGCGACATGATCCGCTCCGTCGAGGACCTGGTCGTCCACATCACGGAGGCCATGACGCTCCTCCCGGGCGACGTGATCCTGACGGGGACCCCCGCGGGCGTCGGACCCCTGCACGTCGGCGACGAGGTCGCCGTCACCATCGAAGGCATCGGCACTCTCACCAACAAGGTGATCAAGCGTGGTTAA
- the gltX gene encoding glutamate--tRNA ligase, whose product MVNGPAPKLSAPSEQGVTPRVRFCPSPTGNPHVGLVRTALFNWAFARHHQGTMVFRIEDTDAARDSEESYTQLLDSMRWLGLDWDEGPETGGPHEPYRQSQRMDIYKDVAEKLLAAGYAYPCYCTTEELDARRDAARAAGRPSGYDGHCRDLSDERKAAYEAEGRTSIVRFRMPDEAITFTDLVRGDITVQPENVPDYGIVRANGAPLYTLVNPVDDALMEITHVLRGEDLLSSTPRQIALYRALIELGIAKDTPAFGHLPYVMGEGNKKLSKRDPQASLNLYRERGFLPEGLINYLSLLGWSIAEDRDIFGRDELVAAFDIADVNANPARFDLKKAEHINAEHLRMLDVKAFTEACGPWLKAPFAPWAPEAFDAEQFAEIAPHAQTRVTVLSDITANVDFLFLDEPVHDEASWTKAMKEGSDALLVTARAELTAAEWNAEALKTAVLTAGEKHGLKLGKAQAPVRVAVTGRTVGLPLFESLEILGREKTIARIDAALAKLAA is encoded by the coding sequence GTGGTTAACGGACCTGCCCCCAAGCTCTCAGCTCCGTCCGAGCAGGGGGTAACCCCTCGCGTACGTTTCTGTCCCTCCCCGACCGGCAACCCCCACGTGGGCCTGGTCCGGACGGCCCTCTTCAACTGGGCCTTCGCCCGGCACCACCAGGGCACCATGGTGTTCCGCATCGAGGACACCGACGCGGCCCGCGACTCCGAGGAGTCGTACACGCAGCTGCTCGACTCGATGCGCTGGCTCGGCCTCGACTGGGACGAGGGCCCCGAGACAGGCGGCCCGCACGAGCCCTACCGCCAGTCGCAGCGGATGGACATCTACAAGGACGTCGCCGAGAAGCTCCTGGCCGCCGGCTACGCGTACCCCTGCTACTGCACCACCGAGGAGCTCGACGCCCGCCGCGACGCCGCACGCGCCGCCGGCCGGCCCTCGGGCTACGACGGCCACTGCCGTGACCTGAGCGACGAGCGGAAGGCGGCGTACGAGGCCGAGGGCCGCACCTCGATCGTCCGCTTCCGGATGCCCGACGAGGCGATCACCTTCACCGACCTCGTCCGCGGCGACATCACCGTCCAGCCGGAGAACGTCCCGGACTACGGCATCGTCCGCGCCAACGGCGCGCCCCTCTACACGCTCGTCAACCCGGTCGACGACGCGCTGATGGAGATCACCCATGTCCTGCGCGGCGAGGACCTGCTCTCCTCCACCCCGCGCCAGATCGCCCTGTACCGGGCGCTCATCGAGCTGGGCATCGCCAAGGACACCCCGGCCTTCGGCCACCTGCCGTATGTCATGGGCGAGGGCAACAAGAAGCTCTCCAAGCGCGACCCGCAGGCCTCACTCAACCTGTACCGCGAGCGCGGGTTCCTCCCCGAGGGCCTGATCAACTACCTCTCGCTGCTGGGCTGGTCCATCGCCGAGGACCGCGACATCTTCGGGCGCGACGAGCTGGTGGCGGCGTTCGACATCGCGGACGTCAACGCCAACCCGGCGCGCTTCGACCTCAAGAAGGCCGAGCACATCAACGCCGAGCACCTGCGGATGCTCGACGTGAAGGCCTTCACCGAGGCGTGCGGCCCCTGGCTGAAGGCCCCTTTCGCGCCCTGGGCCCCGGAGGCCTTCGACGCGGAGCAGTTCGCCGAGATCGCCCCGCACGCGCAGACGCGCGTCACCGTCCTCTCGGACATCACGGCCAACGTGGACTTCCTCTTCCTGGACGAGCCCGTCCACGACGAGGCGTCCTGGACGAAGGCCATGAAGGAGGGCTCCGACGCCCTGCTCGTCACGGCCCGGGCCGAGCTGACCGCGGCCGAGTGGAACGCCGAGGCCCTCAAGACGGCGGTGCTGACCGCCGGTGAGAAGCACGGACTGAAGCTCGGCAAGGCGCAGGCCCCGGTCCGCGTCGCCGTCACCGGCCGCACGGTCGGCCTGCCGCTCTTCGAGTCCCTGGAGATCCTGGGCCGCGAGAAGACGATCGCCCGGATCGACGCGGCGCTGGCGAAGCTCGCGGCGTAG
- a CDS encoding HAD family hydrolase has protein sequence MAIRAVLWDVDDTLFDYAGSDRTGLLAHLRAEGLPDDGEDHHARWMSIASVHWARVAAGESDWHAHCRDRVRDFLGRDLGDREADAWFTRYTGHYERSWTLFPDTLPVLDALADTHRHAVLSNSSVGHQERKLRALGVRDRFEVLLCARELGVYKPDARAFLAACEAMELDPHEVVYVGDEPDIDAAGAVAAGLTGVWLDRGGRGGRPELVRITGLGELPGLLAGHTRFGAPDTFG, from the coding sequence ATGGCCATCCGCGCGGTTCTCTGGGACGTCGACGACACGCTCTTCGACTACGCGGGCTCGGACCGCACCGGTCTCCTCGCGCACCTGCGGGCGGAGGGCCTGCCCGACGACGGCGAGGACCACCACGCCCGGTGGATGAGCATCGCGTCGGTCCACTGGGCGCGGGTCGCCGCCGGCGAGTCCGACTGGCACGCGCACTGCCGGGACCGGGTCAGGGACTTCCTCGGCCGGGACCTGGGCGACCGGGAGGCCGATGCCTGGTTCACCCGCTACACGGGGCACTACGAGCGCTCCTGGACGCTCTTCCCCGACACGCTGCCCGTACTGGACGCCCTGGCGGACACGCACCGGCACGCCGTGCTGTCGAACTCCTCGGTCGGCCACCAGGAGCGCAAGCTGCGGGCGCTCGGCGTGCGCGACCGCTTCGAGGTCCTGCTGTGCGCGCGGGAGCTGGGCGTCTACAAGCCGGACGCCAGGGCCTTCCTCGCGGCGTGCGAGGCGATGGAACTCGATCCGCACGAGGTGGTCTACGTGGGGGACGAGCCCGACATCGACGCCGCCGGAGCCGTGGCGGCCGGGCTGACCGGTGTCTGGCTGGACCGCGGGGGCAGAGGCGGACGGCCCGAACTCGTCCGGATCACGGGCCTCGGCGAACTCCCCGGGCTGCTGGCGGGCCATACCCGTTTTGGAGCGCCGGACACCTTCGGGTAA
- the ndgR gene encoding IclR family transcriptional regulator NdgR has product MDNSSGVGVLDKAALVLSALESGPATLAGLVAATGLARPTAHRLAVALEHHRMVARDMQGRFILGPRLSELAAAAGEDRLLATAGPVLTHLRDITGESAQLYRRQGDMRICVAAAERLSGLRDTVPVGSTLTMKAGSSAQILMAWEEPERLHRGLQGARFTATALSGVRRRGWAQSIGEREPGVASVSAPVRGPSNRVVAAVSVSGPIERLTRHPGRMHAQAVIDSAARLSEALRRTG; this is encoded by the coding sequence ATGGACAACTCTAGCGGCGTCGGCGTTCTCGACAAGGCAGCTCTGGTATTGAGCGCCCTGGAGTCCGGTCCGGCCACCCTCGCCGGGCTGGTCGCGGCGACAGGGCTCGCAAGGCCGACGGCACACAGACTCGCCGTGGCACTCGAACACCACCGCATGGTGGCGAGGGACATGCAGGGCCGTTTCATTCTCGGTCCCCGGCTGTCGGAGCTCGCGGCGGCGGCCGGCGAGGACCGCCTCCTGGCGACGGCCGGCCCGGTACTCACGCATCTGCGCGACATCACCGGCGAGAGCGCTCAGCTCTACCGTCGGCAGGGCGACATGCGGATCTGCGTGGCCGCCGCGGAGCGGCTGTCGGGTCTGCGGGACACGGTGCCGGTCGGCTCCACGCTCACCATGAAGGCCGGCTCGTCCGCGCAGATCCTGATGGCCTGGGAGGAGCCGGAGCGACTGCACCGGGGCCTGCAGGGTGCCCGCTTCACCGCGACCGCCCTGTCGGGTGTGCGCAGGCGCGGCTGGGCCCAGTCCATCGGCGAACGCGAGCCGGGCGTGGCCTCCGTCTCGGCCCCGGTCCGCGGCCCGTCGAACCGGGTGGTGGCCGCGGTGTCGGTCTCCGGGCCGATCGAGCGTCTCACCCGCCACCCGGGGCGGATGCACGCCCAGGCCGTCATCGACTCGGCCGCACGGCTGAGCGAGGCCCTGCGCCGCACCGGCTGA
- the leuC gene encoding 3-isopropylmalate dehydratase large subunit, which translates to MGRTLAEKVWDDHVVRRADGEPDLLFIDLHLLHEVTSPQAFDGLRQAGRPVRRLDLTIATEDHNTPTLDIDKPIADPVSRAQLETLRKNCADFGVRLHPLGDVEQGVVHVVGPQLGLTQPGTTVVCGDSHTSTHGAFGALAFGIGTSQVEHVLATQTLPLARPRTMAITVEGELPDSVTAKDLILAIIARIGTGGGQGYILEYRGPAIEKLSMEARMTICNMSIEAGARAGMIAPDETTFDYLRGRDHAPEGAEWDAAVEYWKTLRTDDDAVFDAEVVIDGPSLAPFVTWGTNPGQGAPLSAAVPDPASYEDASERHAAEKALEYMGLTAGQPLREISVDTVFVGSCTNGRIEDLRNVASIMDGRKVADGVRMLVVPGSVRVALQAVEEGLDKVFTAAGAEWRHAGCSMCLGMNPDQLAPGERSASTSNRNFEGRQGKGGRTHLVSPQVAAATAVLGHLASPADLSDVRTPAGV; encoded by the coding sequence ATGGGTAGGACACTCGCGGAGAAGGTCTGGGACGACCATGTCGTCCGGCGCGCCGATGGCGAGCCCGACCTCCTCTTCATCGATCTGCACCTGCTGCACGAGGTGACCAGCCCGCAGGCGTTCGACGGTCTGCGCCAGGCCGGCCGCCCGGTCCGGCGTCTCGACCTCACCATCGCCACCGAGGACCACAACACCCCGACCCTCGACATCGACAAGCCGATCGCCGACCCCGTCTCCCGCGCCCAGCTGGAGACCCTCCGCAAGAACTGCGCGGACTTCGGAGTCCGGCTGCACCCGCTGGGAGACGTCGAGCAGGGCGTCGTCCACGTGGTCGGCCCCCAGCTGGGCCTGACCCAGCCGGGCACCACCGTGGTCTGCGGCGACTCGCACACCTCCACCCACGGAGCCTTCGGCGCGCTGGCCTTCGGTATCGGCACCAGCCAGGTCGAGCACGTCCTGGCCACCCAGACGCTGCCCCTGGCCCGCCCCCGGACGATGGCGATCACCGTCGAGGGCGAACTCCCCGACAGCGTCACCGCCAAGGACCTGATCCTGGCCATCATCGCCCGCATCGGCACCGGCGGCGGCCAGGGCTACATCCTCGAATACCGCGGTCCCGCCATCGAGAAGCTCTCGATGGAGGCCCGGATGACGATCTGCAACATGTCGATCGAGGCCGGGGCCCGCGCCGGGATGATCGCCCCGGACGAGACCACCTTCGACTACCTGCGGGGCCGCGACCACGCGCCCGAAGGCGCGGAGTGGGACGCCGCGGTGGAGTACTGGAAGACGCTGCGCACCGACGACGACGCCGTCTTCGACGCCGAGGTCGTCATCGACGGCCCGTCGCTCGCGCCGTTCGTCACCTGGGGCACCAACCCGGGCCAGGGCGCGCCCCTGTCGGCCGCCGTCCCCGACCCGGCTTCGTACGAGGACGCCTCGGAGCGGCACGCCGCCGAAAAGGCGCTCGAGTACATGGGGTTGACCGCGGGCCAGCCGCTGCGCGAGATCAGCGTGGACACCGTGTTCGTGGGTTCGTGCACCAACGGGCGTATCGAGGACCTGCGCAACGTTGCCTCGATCATGGACGGCCGCAAAGTCGCCGACGGGGTACGGATGCTGGTCGTGCCGGGTTCCGTCCGGGTCGCCCTGCAGGCCGTCGAGGAGGGCCTGGACAAGGTCTTCACCGCCGCCGGCGCCGAATGGCGGCACGCGGGCTGCTCGATGTGCCTCGGCATGAACCCCGACCAGCTGGCCCCCGGCGAGCGCTCCGCCTCCACCTCGAACCGGAACTTCGAGGGCAGGCAGGGCAAGGGCGGCCGCACCCATCTGGTCTCCCCGCAGGTCGCCGCCGCGACCGCCGTGCTGGGCCACCTGGCCTCGCCGGCCGATCTGTCCGACGTCCGTACGCCCGCCGGAGTCTGA
- the leuD gene encoding 3-isopropylmalate dehydratase small subunit, producing the protein MEAFTAHTGRVVPLRRSNVDTDQIIPAHWLKKVTRDGFEDGLFEAWRKDGDFVLNRPEREGASVLVAGPDFGTGSSREHAVWALQNYGFKAVISSRFADIFRGNSLKNGLLTVVLDQAVVDSIWELTEADPTAEVTVDLEKRQVLAEGITADFELDENARWRLLNGLDDISLTLQNEADIATYEAARPSHKPRTIDA; encoded by the coding sequence ATGGAAGCATTCACCGCACACACCGGCCGGGTCGTCCCGCTGCGGCGCAGCAACGTCGACACCGACCAGATCATCCCGGCCCACTGGCTGAAGAAGGTCACCCGCGACGGCTTCGAGGACGGACTCTTCGAGGCCTGGCGCAAGGACGGGGACTTCGTCCTCAACCGCCCGGAGCGCGAGGGCGCCTCGGTCCTGGTCGCGGGCCCCGACTTCGGCACGGGCTCCTCCCGCGAGCACGCGGTCTGGGCCCTGCAGAACTACGGTTTCAAGGCCGTCATCTCCTCCCGGTTCGCCGACATCTTCCGCGGCAACTCCCTGAAGAACGGTCTCCTGACCGTCGTCCTCGACCAGGCGGTCGTGGACAGCATCTGGGAGCTGACCGAGGCCGATCCGACGGCCGAGGTGACTGTCGACCTCGAGAAGCGCCAGGTGCTCGCCGAGGGCATCACGGCCGACTTCGAACTCGACGAGAACGCCCGCTGGCGGCTGCTGAACGGGCTGGACGACATCAGCCTCACCCTTCAGAACGAAGCGGACATTGCGACTTACGAGGCGGCCCGGCCGTCGCACAAGCCGCGCACGATCGACGCCTGA
- a CDS encoding HU family DNA-binding protein, giving the protein MNKAQLVEAIADKVGGRQQAADAVDVVLDAIVRAVVGGDRVSVTGFGSFEKVDRPARYARNPQTGERVRVKKTSVPRFRAGQGFKDLVSGSKKLPKGGEVSVKKAPKGSLSGGSSTRTTAKAAAKKATAKKATARKTTAAAKKTTAAAKKATPAKKTTTAAAKKTTAAAKKATPAKKATATKKAVAAKTAPAKKTTAKKAPAKKTTARKTTAKKVTARKK; this is encoded by the coding sequence GTGAACAAGGCGCAGCTCGTAGAAGCGATTGCCGACAAGGTCGGCGGCCGTCAGCAGGCCGCTGACGCGGTCGACGTGGTACTCGACGCGATCGTCCGCGCGGTCGTAGGCGGAGACCGTGTCTCGGTCACCGGTTTCGGTTCGTTCGAGAAGGTCGACCGCCCCGCCCGCTACGCCCGTAACCCTCAGACGGGTGAGCGCGTCCGGGTCAAGAAGACCTCGGTTCCCCGCTTCCGTGCGGGACAGGGCTTCAAGGACCTGGTGAGCGGCTCCAAGAAGCTCCCCAAGGGCGGCGAGGTCTCCGTCAAGAAGGCCCCCAAGGGCAGCCTCTCGGGCGGTTCTTCCACCCGCACGACGGCGAAGGCCGCTGCGAAGAAGGCCACCGCGAAGAAGGCCACGGCCCGCAAGACCACGGCCGCGGCGAAGAAGACCACGGCGGCGGCGAAGAAGGCGACGCCGGCGAAGAAGACCACCACGGCGGCCGCGAAGAAGACCACGGCGGCGGCGAAGAAGGCGACGCCGGCCAAGAAGGCCACCGCCACGAAGAAGGCCGTAGCGGCCAAGACCGCGCCCGCCAAGAAGACCACGGCGAAGAAGGCGCCCGCGAAGAAGACCACGGCACGCAAGACCACAGCCAAGAAGGTCACCGCACGCAAGAAGTGA